AAGATCTTCCGCCTCTAATTTACCGAGTATAAACGCGTCAATAGGGTTGCGGATCCACGCTGCGTTTTCGACGGCAGGTGGTTCAACCCGCTTGGGTAAATTGTAGACCCAGTGTTCTTCCCATTCGGCACCCTCAGCAATCCACTGGATGAGCGTATCAATCTGTTCCTGTGTCGGCTGCCGATTGGAAATCTGCGGTGGCATTCGCTCGTCAATATTCTCGTGTGTTATACGGAGGACAAGTTCGCTGTTTTCCGGTTCGCCCGGAACGATGATAGGGTAACCGCTCGGTGCAGAGAACACCCCCTCCTTGGTGTCGAGTCGTAGATTGGCTTGCCGGACCGCCGCATCGGGACCGTGGCACGCGAAACATTTATCTGACAAGATCGGCAGAATATCTCGGTCGAACCGAAGTTTCTCGGCATCGGCGGGTTGCGCTGCAATTGTCAATCCTAACAGAATACCTATAAGTCCAATGCAACCGATGCGAACCCATATTGAAGCGTCTAAACGTAATAACTGTGTCTGTGACATTATGGAATCTTCCTCCATTTCCTGTGTAAGGGCGATGTCCGAGTGCTCACCCGTTGGCAGCACCTATATCAACGTCCGTCCTACTATCTTCAAGACTGTTTACTATAATATATCATTTAAAACGAAATATGTGCAAGGGAAATCACGCAATATTTCAAGACAATCCCAAAATAGTAGGCATTTTTGTGAAACTTCTTGTGTTCGTTTGACTCTACCAATAGTATACATCATATCTGCAGCGTCGATATGTTCATAGCAGTATTTTGCTGCCATTAATTCATTGGATTTTAATTATACTTTAGCGTATAATACTTTAGCGTATAATACTTTGAAGTCGTTTAAGGGGAAACCTATGTTCATCAATCGACACCAAGAACTATCAGCTTTAGAACGAATGTTTCAGTCAGAAATAGCAGAGTTTTTCGTATTATACGGTAGAAGAAGGGTTGGGAAAACTGAACTCTTATTGCAGTTCTGCAAAGAGAAAAGAAGCATCTATTTTCTCGCGAGTCAGTTGAAAGAACGAGACCATCTCCGGCAGCTGACCGAAATTGCCCGGCATGCCATCAATGACCCGCTGCTGCAAAATCTTGTCTTTGATGATTGGGAATCTGCCCTCATTTACTTTGCACAACAGGCAGAAGAAAAACGGCTCGTTTTGGTGCTTGATGAATTTCAATATCTTTGTGAGGATAACGCAGCGCTCCCGTCCCTGATCCAACGCTTCTGGGATCTCCACGGGAAAAACAGTAAACTTTTCCTGATTCTGTGCGGATCTCAGGTAAGCTTCATGGAGCGAGAAGTGCTGGCTGAAAGATCACCGTTATATGGACGACGCACCGGTCAACTCCGATTGATGCCGCTGTCTTATCGCGATACCGGGTATTTCTTTTCAGAATATTCTGCTAAGGAGAAACTAATTGCTTACGGCATCCTTGGGGGTATCCCAGCGTACCTCAATCGATTTATGTTGCACACTGCAAACGATTCGCAAGACCATGCCCAAAGAACACTTGAACAGGGCATCAAAGACGAGATGCTCACTCCCCAAGGGTACTTGTTTGATGAGGTTAATTTTTTGTTACGCACAGAACTCAGAGAACCGAGAACTTATGCGAGTTTGTTGCATGCGATCGCTGGTGGCGCAACGCGATTGAATGAAATCTCCCAACGGGTTGGACTTGATCCGACAAATGCCAACAAATATCTGAGCGTGCTTCGAGAGCTTGGTTTAGTCAAACGCGAAACACCGGTGACCGAACGTGCCCCTCAAAAGAGCAAAAAAGGGCTTTATAAAATTGAGGATAACTATGTTAAATTCTGGTTTCGGTTTGTGTTACCGAATCGAAGCCTCATCGAATCCGGGAATACAGATTTAGTATACCAGCAGATGATCGCACCGAACCTGTCGCAGTATATGGGAGAAATTTTTGAAGACGTTTGCCGCCAATATATCAGACGCTATTGGGAAGAAAAACTAAAGATAGCACCCAGACAGATCGGGAGACATTGGGAATCCGATCTTGAAATTGATGTGTTGACCAAAAACGTTGACGGAAGCCATTGGTTTGGAGAGTGCAAATGGTGGAACGCTCCAGCCGGGGAAAACGTTTTAAATCATCTCATCACAAATGCTACGAAAGTCTCTGACCAATGGAAGCGTAATTCGCGATATATTCTATTTTCCGCCAGTGGTTTTACGGATGCCCTCAAACAGAGAGCAGAAAAAGACGGGGTCTTTCTCGTTGAGGCAGACGATCTGTTTTAGTTCACCTATTGAAGGAACGCATGTTTTCAACAACAGATGGAGAGATGGCATGGCTAAAATTATCACAGGGCCTCGCGTTGGAAAAGATGGTAAAATCCGCGTTGGGTGTTCGGCTGTTATTTTTCATAAAGACCGCGAAAAAATCCTATTAACAAGACGCGAAGATAACAACCAATGGTGTCTACCAAGTGGCGGGATGGAGCCGGGCGAAAGCGCAAGTGAAACGTGTATCAGAGAGGTTGAGGAAGAAACGGGTTTGGAAGTTGAAATAAAACGCTTAATCGGCGTTTACACAACCCCAGACGAGTTAATCGTGTATCGAGACGGAAACAAAATCCAGTTGGTGGCTTTATGCTTTGAAGCGGAAATTGTCGGTGGCGAACTCCGTCTGAGTTGCGAAACAACCGAATACGGATATTTTTCCTATCATGAGATACAAGAATTAGATTTGCTTTTGAACCACGCGCAACGTATCAAAGATGCCTATAGTGGAGAAATGACGACTTTTATCAGATGATGAATTTCTTGGGTAGAGGCATCCGATTTTTAGTACCACGAAACAGAGATAATTCTAAAACGTGATGGGACAATGTGGGTCAATGAACCTGTTGTTCTCGTCTTTTCGGCGCGGTGCAGGCAGGGCATCGGCTTTTGCGCGCAGTTTTGAGAGCGCATTGGCATAGGCGGGTGTGTCAATCAGGTTGTTCCGTTCATCTGGATCTTTGGAGAGATCAAAGAGTTGTTCGGGCCACCCTTTATCGTTGTCAAATCGGAAGTACTTCAAACTGCCCTCTTTAACCATGACAGAGGGACCGTTTTGGGCGCGCCAGAGTTCGCTATACACAGTATCATGCCAATCAGTCGTATCTCCATCAATCAGGGGCACAAGTGATTGTCCATCAAGTTCATCAGGGGCTGGTATCTCTGCTAATTCGCATATAGTCGGAAACAGATCAACTAACGATACATTCTGCTCAACGACCTTCGGTTCTCGTCCAAATCGCTTCGGATACCAGATAGAAAGTGGCACCCGTGCCGAAGCCTCGAAATAACTCTGTTTCTCCCAGAGTCCTTTTGTGCCGAGCATTTCACCGTGGTCAGAGAGGAAAACGATGATAAAATCGTCTAAGACATTCAAATGTTCTAACTTCTCAATAACCCGACCGAATTGTGCATCCATCCATTCAATCATACCATAGTACGCCGCAGTTGCCCGGTGTGCCTGACGGTAGGTAACATCTTGTCCGACTCGGACTCTGAAAAAGTTGTCGTATCCAAACTGCTCGTTAGGCTCTTCAACAATCGGTTCCACGCGCTGCATATAGTAAGTAAACAGGTCGAGTGGACACTGATACGGATAGTGGGGTGCTATGAGGCTTACCGCCATACAGAGTGGATTGTGCTTTGGACGATCATAAGAGGCGTTGACGAAATACTCCTCAAGGAATAGAAGTGCGCCGTCCACATTGTATTGGTCGTGGAGCATCCATTGTCCTAAGCCGGGTTGCGCGTCGCGGACTTCCTGAATCACCTTGTTCTGCTTCATCCCCGTACCGGGTTCTGGTGTAATCTGAGCGTGGTGTTCATCTTTAACAGCGTGGTATGGATAACCGTTATTGCCGATAATATCGCGTCCGATCCGCTCCCGCCAGCCGTGCATGACATCCGTCCCAACGAAGTGCATTTTCCCCGCGCAGCAGGAGTAGTACCCGTAATTTCCCAGCTGTCCGGGAATCGTTCGGACCTCTGTCGGCATCGGATCGCCGAAATTGAGACTCCCGCAGTTACGGGGATAGAGTCCTGAAAGAAAACTCTGTCGGGCAGGGACACAGATCGGTGAAGGCGTATAGGCGTTACGAAAGTAGGTGCCTTCATCCATAAACCGAGAGAGTGTTGGCATGCGGATAGCCGTGTCCGCTTCGATTGGCTGGACATCGGGACGGTGTTCGTCATTGATAAGGAATAGAATGTGCGGTTTATTTTTTGGCATGGCTGTTTTAAGGGTTATCAGTTGTCAGTTGTCGGTCATCAGTTAAAAGATTTTTCATCAAGCTAAGCCTCTCCTTACCAACTATCAATTGCTAACTGCTAATAAGGAGACATCAACCCATCAGCACCGGGTATCAGTTTTTGCTCAAATTCGGGTGTAATCCATCTTTCACCTGGGTCTTTACCGGGTTTATAATATCCGTAAACGACTGTCCATCTGGTGTCACTCTCTTGTTTTCTTGGGGTTACTGCGTGTGCTGCGTGTGTCCACATCAGGACGACCGTTCCTGGCGGTACTGATAACGCTTCAATTGCTAAGGGATTGCCGGTCTCAGGATGGGTTTTTCCAGCCATCCACCCTTCTCGTAACGCTTCATCTGTTGCCGCCTGAATTTTGGGATCGCGGTAAAGGTGGCTTCCGGGAACAGCCTTCAAACCACCATCATCTGCCGCAAATCCATTAACATAGAAAAAGATACGGACAAAACCGTAGCGGGGATCGTCTTCAGCGTATGCGTGGCTATGCCATACGGCACCACCATTGCCCCCTGGACGATTGAGACTCACGCAGTGGTCATAACGTATCTCTTCACCAAGCACTTGGCGCGCGAGTTTAAGCATTTGCGGATGTGGGATTAGACTTTCGAGATAACTATCATATTCCGCAGCGAATCTGTTCGGTTCGTACCCCTGTTTGCAACCCGGTATCAGCGATTCAACCCGCGCCAACGATTCTGTCAATCGTTCTTGCGCATCAACCGTTAGGAGGCCGGGAAGCACAAAATGACCGTCATGATTTAACTTTTTTCGTTCTTGAGCACCGAAGGCGTAGTCATGAAAAATCGAGTTTTGTGGCATAAAAACTCCTTTTAATAAAGGGACATCAAGCCTTCCGTGCCGGGAATCGGTTTACGTTCAAATTCAGGCGTAATCCAGCGGGCACCTGAGGGTCTACCAGGGTTCCGATAGGCGTAGACTACACACCACCGTGTATCACTGTTTGGTTTTCTGGCACTCACTGCATGTGCGGCATGCGTCCACATCAACGCGACTGTACCGGGGGGCGCGGATAACGCCTCAATTTCGAGCGGTTCTCCTGTCTCTGGGTGCTTTCTTCCGACGAGCCAACCTTCGCGGAGTGCTTGGTCCGTTCGTCCATGGATTCTTGAATCCCGATAGAGATGACTTCCGGAGACTGCTTTTAAACCGCCATCGTCCGGTTCAAAACCGTTGACATAGAAGAAGATACGGACAAAACCCAAACTTGGATCGTCATCTGAGTATCCGTGGCTGTGCCATCCAATACCGCCGTTGCCGCCGGGTCTATTCAGACTCACACAATGATCGTATCGGATATTATCGCCCAACACCTTTCGTGCGAGTTCAAGCATCTGTGGATGTGCAATCAGGCTTTCGAGATAACTGTCGTATTCTGCAGAAAATCGATTCGGTTCATGTCCTTCCGTTGACGTACGCGAGAGTTCAAGAATGTGCGACAGCGAACGTGTCAGGTTTTCCTGTGCATCGGGTGTAAGCACACCGGGTAAAACAAAATGCCCATCCCGATCTAACTTTTCCCGTTCCTGTTCACCAAACGTGTAGGCATGAAACAGTGAATCTCGCCTGTCAAGACAGGCTTTCAGGGGGGAGTGTGACATAAAAACGCCTCCCATTTAGTGGTACTTTTGACAAGACCGAGGATGCCGAGTATTGAACCGGACTCGGTCTTGCCAAACCAACGCAATCTTGGGGTTTGGGAGTAGGTTAATCGGCTTTAATGTCAGCCCAAGTTGTTGCGAGTTTACCTGAAGGTTCAATGTCAGCTGCTGTTTTTAATCCATCATTCATGAGGGTTTCGAGATCATCACCATCCAAAGCTACATTGAAGATAGCGACATCGTCAATTATTGCACCGAGAAACTGACCCCACTGACCGTGTTGTCCAGTGGCGAGATAGATACCTATCAAGAAGGGTTTATCGGTTAGCGGGTTCCTTCCTAAGTCTGGTGTAGTTACACCTTCGCCAATCGAATCAGCGTCTATATATACGCCAAAGTCATCACCATCCCAGGTAACGGCAACATGACGCCAATTTGTATCTGGTTCCCAAGGTGCATCTATAAAGTGAAGCGTGCCGCCTGGGTCATGCGTATGATGTCGGATGATACCGCCATCCCACCAAAATCCAGGTGCCCAATCATCTTTGGTCACAACAGCCATACCGCCAGCGGGTGGCTTATCTAATTTAACCCAAAGTGCGATCGTGTGTTCACCGCCAACGTTTAAAGAATCATCGTGAGGGATTTCGACGTAATCGTCCGAGCCGTCAAGACTCAACCCCTTGCCGAACTTGCCATTCACCCATTTTGCACCACCTTCAATATTGGCATCATTGCCCGTTCCAGAGGAGTCTTTGGCTTTGTTACCATTCCCCTCATCAAAGAGCCACATGCCGACGCAATCCCCGAAGTCAATTTTAGCAGCACTGATACCTACAAACATCAGACTCATCACCATTAAACTGACACATAATAGTTTTAACCTTGTAACTGTCGTTCTCATCCTTTATTTCCTCCTTCATTATTCTGAAAGCGAAAACCAGCGAATGACCCACTGGTTATTCCTCAAATGAGTTTGTTATCTTTCCCTGAGCCGTTAGTGTAAGCAAGCTCGGGAAAACGAAATACCCGTCGCTCTCCAAGGTTTTTGCTCCTCTCCACCAAATGTGTAGGCATGAAAAATTGGGAAACCGAGTGAAACCCAACGCTTTGGATACCTTGAAGGTTCCGAGACCCTGACAGTCTAAAGTTGGGTTTCACTACGTTCATGAGTAAATATAGTGGGATATTACTTTCAGGTGTCTTTGGCCTACCAACATCCCACTTCTCAACACCGTTCAACCCAACCTACGGGACTTCACTGTATAATATATCATGAAATTTCGTTATTTTCAAGTAAAATTCAGTCCGTGTTGAAATAGGGCTATTTCAGTTCAGGTCCCGGATTCCGATTCCATTTTAGCGGTTCAACGTCGTTTTCACAGACGGGTGCGAGTTCGGCAATTCGCGCCCAATCGGCATCCGACCAAGCGAGACTCTGTCGGAGTCTACCGATATGTGCTTGCATTCTTGTAGGTAACAACGCAAAAAATGGATGATACCAGAGTGTAATCACAGTCCGGCGTTCATCGGATTGATTGCCGTGTGAAGCGTGTAGCAACCGAGAATCACCGATAACCAAGTCTCCCGCTTTCACGGATATGTCAACTTCACCCGAAAAGTGTTGATAGGCAGGATGGTTAGCATCATCAACGCGCTGGAGTGCTTCGCCGTGAGCATCGGGCAATATATCATGCAGGGGGTGTCGCTTGAGATGCGAACCTTTAATCACACGGAGGCACCCGTTGGACGGTGTTGTGTCAACCAAATAGTACATAAGGAACAGCTGCTGAGGCAGTGCTGTGTAGCTGCAGGGATCGTTCCACCCCCACCAGTCCTGATGCCAAAATAGGGGTGGGCTCTGCGGCGGTTTGCTGATGACATACCCCGATGACCATTTCGGTCTCAAGAACCCTAAAGCGTCAAGAGCCTGCAATGTACGCGGGTAAACGACGAGCTCCGCGAACAGCGGATGCATATACACGCTAATCATACTGCCAGAGGAGCGATAGGCTTCGCGTTGGTCTTCCGTTTGTGCCTCAAGCAATTCATCAGTCACCGTCCGAAGTTGCGTAAGCATCTCTTCCTTCAAGACATCCGCAACAACACAGTAACCGTCGGTGATTAATTGATCGTATTTCTCTTTCGGTTTTTTGACGTTCATATTTGCTCCTGTCGCTATCACTTTTCAGCCACTACGGAAAACCCATTATCATTCTCTGGATGGAAGTCTTCCAAACTACGTTTCTTGTAGAAATGGAAATCCTTAAATCCCACCTCCATAAGACAGTTTTTGAGTTCGTCTGGTGGGAGGTGCATAGTAGAAAAATCGCACTTGTAGTGTTTATGCGTTTCTAAATCTATCCTAAGCCAAGCGCATCGTTCAACATCACTGTTTTCGTCATACTCACTCCTCTGCAGGACAAAAACGTTTTTCTTAATTTCACTCAAATTATCCACTGGAAGTTGCTTTTTTAGTATTGAATGATTTGAATGTACGAAATAAACCCTGCCATTAGGTGTGAGTGCTTTATGGACTCGGTTTAAGAGCGACATCAAACCTTCCTTGGATTGATAGAAAAACGAACCCTCGAAGAAAATAACAGTAAACCTTTCTTCAAAACGCATTTCATTATAGTCACCGAGAATAAATTCAATCTCCAAATTTTCACGTTGCGTAATTTTCTCGGCTTCCGCAAGAAAGTTAGGTGATAGGTCCATGCCAATAACGTGATAGCCACGCCGTACAAATTCACGCGAATAACTGCCAATTCCGCAACCTGCTTCTAATATTTTGTCATCTTTAGATAGTAACAGTGCTTTTTCATAGAAAGGGAAATGCCTTTCCACAAATTCGGGTGTCTCAAAATTGTAGCTGCCTGCTCCAAGATACCATTCATCATAGACTTCGTGTCCGAAATCAGTCCTAAGAAACTCGTGAGGGAGATCGTTCATTTTTCCTCCTAAAGTAAAGATAGGTTATTCCTTGCCCAGGTTCATTCGTTCCTTTATCCATCAAACCACACTTAGAAATAAATGTCAAATGAATTTCGGGGGCATTCAGTTAGCATGTCTAAGGAACTTCGCGGCTGGACATAGGATTTACCTGAAGGAATAGAAGGATGGAAGTATGAGAAACATACTTATAAAGAGAAGAAGGCGCGATTAAAAAATCGCGCCTATAGAAAAAGGTTACTTGAGGATAACCATTTTGCGTAGTGGAGATACAGCGTCCGCTTGGAGTTGGTAAAAATAGATACCATTGGCAACACGTTCACCAAAATCGTTCTTACCATCCCAATAGGCTGCACGGTTTCTACTGATGTAATAGCCTGCTGATTGATACCCCAACTCTAAATGCCGGACGACTGTGCCGTGTGCATTATAGATAGGAATCTGTACATTCGCAGCCTTCGCCAAGCGATACGGTATCCATGTCTCAGGGTTAAATGGATTTGGATAGTTCGCGAGTAGCACGGTCTTGTCCGGAGGCGTTGATACCAGAACGCTTTGAAGCATAACAATTGCACGCTGGTACGTCAGGGTTCCGTCGTTTTCAGCATACAACCTCTGCAGATGTGCTTGAAGTTTTTTTTTCATCCAAGGTCTTAAGCAACGCTGGTTCCAGAAGGGAGGTTGTTTTGTCAGCCTTAATAGTCGGTGCAGATGCTACTGTCTTTTCAGGTAAGACATTAATAGTGACAATAATGCTATCTATCTGACTGCCGTCCGAGACTACGACTTTTACTTTATAATTTGGCTCGGTTTCATGATCCAATGCCGTCTTGGTTTTCAATTGCCCCGTGCGGCTATCAATTTCAAAAGCATCATCCTCATTGTCATTGAGGCTGTATTCCAAAGTCTCACCCATGTCTGCATCCGTCGCTGACACAGGATCCCCGACATTCGCACCTATTGCTGCTGTTTCTTCTATCTCGCGGGTTGTCTCGTCCCCTTCTGTAAACGTTGGTGCTTCATTGACATCGGTTACTGTAATGTTCACCGTGATTACGTCTGTGGCTGGACTTCCCCAGTCTAATACCGTGACCCTTACTTGATAAGTGTTCTTTTTTTCGTAGTTCAATCGGGCCTTAGTCTTCAACTGCAAACTACCCGGAGCAACACGGGAAACGTCGAATGCCCTCCAATTAGGGCCACTAAAAGAGACACCGATGCATTCATCAGGCAAATTCGTGGAATATCTCAACGGTTCTCCAATGTTCGTATCTGCGGGTGTATTTTCGGCTATTTCACGAGTGGTTGTGTCGCCTTCTACGAATTCTACTCTTCTGTGCGCATAGCTCATTGTGGGTATACTATATATGAAAAATAATGCCGTAAAAATGAGCATGCTGAGTTTTTGCGTCAAAATTTGCTGTTTCATGATAAACTCCATTTTAGATGTGTTTATTTTATGAGGTTTCTTATTCAGGAAACTGCGGTTTATTTCTTAAAAATTGTTTTTTATGAATTTAGTTTGTTGCACACGCTGCAAATTGCGTTTCATTTTAAATAATATCGTCAAATCGCGTCGTATGCTCCAGAGTGATAACACTCCGGTTTTTAATCGATAAGCACAGTTTCCTGAAAAACACAATAATTTGTTAAAACTAATCATTCCAACCCTTAAACGATATTCAATCCAAAACAGTTTACCCTTAAATAATATGACTTTGTCCATAATAAAATTTCTGGCTATCTTGACTTTTTTTCGAGATATGCTATCATTAGATTAACATCGTTTAAGCAAAGTTAGATTATCAATTGGTAGGAGAAAAAATGTCGAACATTGTAAGCCGACAAATTCGTCTTAAAAACCGGATCGTTGGGATGCCTAAGGAAAGCGACTTTGAAGTTGTAGAGGTGCCTCTCCCTGAACCTGCTGGAGGCGAGGTATTAGTCCAAAATCTTTATACATCAGTAGACCCGTATATGCGCGGTGGCATGCGGTCCGCTGAACTCGGTAAACCGCTGGAAGGTAGGTGTGCAGGTCGGATTGTCCAGTCAAATAGCGATGCGTTTAAAGTTGGAGATCATGTGACGGGAATGTTAGGATGGCGGGATCATTACATTGCGTCAGCAGAGAGTGTCACCGCTGTTGATTTGACGATTGCCCCACTGCAGTCGTTTTTAGGCGCGGTTGGTATGCCTGGACGTACTGCTTACTTCGGGTTTCTGGAGATCGGTCAACCCGAAGCAGGCGAAACCGTTTTCGTCTCCGCCGCGGCAGGCGCGGTCGGTTCGATTGTTTGTCAAATCGGGAAAATCAAAGGCTGTCGAGTTGTAGCGAGTGCCGGTTCAGATCAGAAAGTTGCATGGTTACTTGAGACAGCCGGTGTTGATGCAGCTTTTAACTATAAAAATGTAGATGACTTGGAAGCCGAACTCAGAAAACATTGTCCTGATGGACTTGACATCTACTTTGAAAATGTTGGTGGAAGACATCTGCAAGCAGCACTCGCGGTAATGAATATGCACGGACGTATCCCGCTGTGTGGCATGATTTCTCAATATAACGATATTGAACCTACGCCAGGTCCGACAAACCTCAGTGCGGCTATCGGCAAACGGATTAAACTACAAGGGTTTATTGTTACCGATTTCATGACGCGGAACCCTGAATTCTACAGCGACATGCGCCAATGGATATCCGAAGGTAAAATACAGTGGGAAGAGACAATTGTAGAGGGATTAGAGAATGCACCAAAAGCGTTTATCTCGCTTTTCACAGGCGAAAAACTCGGAAAGGTCATCGTTAAAGTCGAGTCTGAATAATAAGGCATAGGGAGTCGCGACCAAAGTTCGCTCCTACAGTAGGAAAGGAGTTTTACAATGGGAACCAGAACTGCACGTGCCACCGTAATGAGTGGCAAAGATTTTGAAATCCGAGAATATCCAATCGTTGATCCTGAACCCGGTACGGTTCTCGTACGTCAGGAGTTAGGCGGTATTTGCGGCACCGACCTCCACAACTGGGAATTTCAGCACATCAACCACGATATTATTCTCGGACACGAGAACGTCGGTGTGATTGAGACTTTAGGTGAGGGCGTTGAAACAGACTACCTCGGAAACCCCGTTAAAGTAGGCGACAGGATCGCCCTTTCTCCGAGCGGTGGTCTCGGATTTTCGCCATCGGAAGAAGCACCGTATCTGCGCGGCGGCTTCAGTGAATACATCTACCTATCAAACCCGTCAACAAATATGTTTCTTAAAACCGATCTCCCGCCTGAAATTGCCGTTCTCGCGGAACCGGCTTCGTGTGCCGCGCATTGCATATCGCGTGGAAAAATCGAATTCGGGGATACGGTTGTGATTCAGGGAACCGGTCCCATCGGGCTGCTCGCGCTTAATTGGGCGAGAGTCTCTGGAGCGGGTAGGCTTATCGTCGTCGGTGGCCCTCCGGGAAGACTTGAAATGGCGAAAAGGTTGGGCGCAGACCTCACAATCGACATCGCCGAAGTGCCGGATCCTGAAGAACGCAAGCGGATTGTCCGAGAAAATACGTCACAAGGCGAAGGGGCGGATGTCGTCTACGAATGCACCGGTTTCCTTGCTGCTATCCCTGAAGGCTTAGATTACATCCGATATGGTGGGACTTACGTTGTATACGGACATTTCGTGGATGTTGGTAGCTTTGACTGCAATCCGAACCAGATGCTAATGCGGAAAAACCTTCGTTTGGAAGCCGGTTGGGGCTTTGAGCGGAAGCACTTCCTTCGTGCTATCCCGATGTTGGAAAAGCATGCATCCCTCTTCGACGGTTTTGTGAGCCATATTCTCCCGTTGGAGGATGTGTCCAAAGGCTTTGACGCACTTCACGGGAGCTATCACTTAGATGGGAAAGATGCGATTAAGATCGCTGTCAAAGGCGGTGCTGCCTAAAAGGAGATGCCTTAACTTGAATCGTAGGCGCGCTTTCGGAGCGCGCCTATAAACCGCTTTAAGCAAATGCGTCTGCTTCGACATCTGCCAGAAATACACGCGCATTATTCTGCAAAGCCGATCTATGCAAGGCCGCCTCAAACACCAGTTCATTCCATGCGGCTTCACCGTCCGCGGGGAAGGCTGTATCGGCATGCATCGCTTTAATCACACCATCAGCCATCCGCTTGAAAGACTCCGGCATTTCCGGGTTGCCTTCCTCTGCTTCCCAGACTTCCTCTATCTCAGAACTATTCGCTTTTCTGCGGACGTAAGCACCTTCCAGACCTTTTGCCTCGGCGTAAAATTCATCCCCAAGCACCTTGACGCGGAGCGGATGATCATCGTAACCCCATAGGTTTGTACCGCTGAGAGAACCGATAACGCCATTTTCCCAACCGATATGAATCAAACGTCTCCAACCACCACTTTCATTCGGATCCCCGACAACGCTTACCCACTCCGGTCTCCCAACCGTCCAGAGAATCTGATCAATCACGTGAGACCAACAGTTGAAGTGTGCGCGCGCGTGTACCATGCGAATCTCACCCAACCGTCCCTCGGCAACATCGTCGTGCAATTTACGGAAATGGTGCATAAATCGGTAGTTGAAATCAATCCCGAATTTAAGGTTGGAGTCGCGCCACGTTGCGATAGCAGGTGCCGCAATGCCGAGGTCCTCTTCACGGACACGATCCTGTCCCTCTAATCCACAGAGCGGTTTCTCTGTGAAGACATTCTGTCCGGCTTCGAGCAGTTGGCGCAGCGGTGGGATACGTCGGGTCTCATTGACAATGAGCAGGACAAGATCCGGGTCACAATTCGCCAAAAGCTCCTCAATTGTTGGATACCCCGGTACGCCGAAGTGTTCTTTCGCGTTCGCGAGGAGTTCAGGATCCATATCGCAGACAGCCACGACCTCCGCATCCGAATGGGCGTGGAAATTCCCGCCGTGCATCATCCCCATACCTCTACCGCTGATAAGTGCACATTTTGTCATGCTAAATTCCTTTCTGTTTACCAATTGTTCAATTTTAGGTGTCCCCACACAGTCGCGAGTTTCCCTTCAGGTTGAACGGCAAGTCGCGTGGGATCAAA
This window of the Candidatus Poribacteria bacterium genome carries:
- a CDS encoding Gfo/Idh/MocA family oxidoreductase is translated as MTKCALISGRGMGMMHGGNFHAHSDAEVVAVCDMDPELLANAKEHFGVPGYPTIEELLANCDPDLVLLIVNETRRIPPLRQLLEAGQNVFTEKPLCGLEGQDRVREEDLGIAAPAIATWRDSNLKFGIDFNYRFMHHFRKLHDDVAEGRLGEIRMVHARAHFNCWSHVIDQILWTVGRPEWVSVVGDPNESGGWRRLIHIGWENGVIGSLSGTNLWGYDDHPLRVKVLGDEFYAEAKGLEGAYVRRKANSSEIEEVWEAEEGNPEMPESFKRMADGVIKAMHADTAFPADGEAAWNELVFEAALHRSALQNNARVFLADVEADAFA